The Humulus lupulus chromosome 3, drHumLupu1.1, whole genome shotgun sequence genome window below encodes:
- the LOC133821639 gene encoding B3 domain-containing transcription factor VRN1-like — protein MAPMRRNGPRRVTPKDCLHQQSESPATTLPFFTAVMLERHILQHTLRIPMKSAMIYGEDLSEAATLTVPNGNKTWKIRVKRGKNFIWFDGLKEFIEHYSIHYGSVLVFIYQGSSEFSVRICDAMGAEIDYPSHAPKNTDEETGFGHHNKEDKESDDDDHSIEILIPNKLPKSQGSCKSKPFYVGFDDEGKKKFTPRKRGRPRKQGIRSVGFMDYPASSKRAQPKEGEFKYGAEEEAHEMVVSHSLSFTKSKRLMLSKETKMAVHAAEMQKLQNPSFMVILRPYAIKCGLVFVPVEFVRRYLMNQISEDVLIQVHNENRKWPAKCSFRDNDGSTLIKKLHQGWASFSSSKKLKAGDVCVFEVIINRLKEMLIRVWIYRAANYAGPSSSPKCFKAN, from the exons ATGGCGCCCATGAGAAGGAATGGCCCGAGGAGAGTGACTCCTAAGGACTGTCTTCATCAACAATCTGAATCTCCAGCCACAACACTTCCATTTTTTACTGCTGTAATGCTTGAAAGACACATTCTTCAACATACACTA AGGATCCCAATGAAGTCTGCAATGATATATGGTGAGGATCTTTCTGAAGCTGCTACCCTCACTGTTCCTAATGGTAATAAAACTTGGAAAATAAGAGTGAAAAGAGGAAAGAACTTTATCTGGTTTGATGGTCTGAAAGAGTTTATAGAGCACTACTCTATACATTATGGCTCCGTATTAGTGTTTATATACCAAGGGAGTTCAGAATTCTCTGTCCGTATATGTGATGCAATGGGTGCTGAGATTGACTATCCATCTCATGCTCCAAAAAACACTGATGAAGAGACTGGTTTTGGTCATCATAACAAGGAAGACAAAGAATCAGATGATGATGACCATAGCATTGAGATTTTGATTCctaataagcttccaaaatctcAAGGCTCTTGTAAAAGCAAACCGTTCTATGTTGGATTTGATGATGAAGGTAAAAAAAAGTTTACTCCAAGGAAGAGAGGCAGGCCCAGAAAACAAGGTATTAGAAGTGTTGGTTTCATGGATTATCCAGCTTCTTCTAAAAGAGCTCAACCAAAAGAAGGTGAATTCAAGTATGGTGCTGAAGAAGAGGCTCATGAAATGGTTGTTTCCCATAGTCTCTCCTTCACTAAATCAAAAAGACTAATGTTGTCAAAGGAAACTAAAATGGCAGTTCATGCTGCTGAAATGCAGAAGCTTCAAAACCCTTCTTTCATGGTTATCTTGAGGCCATATGCTATAAAGTGTGGCTTAGTG TTTGTGCCTGTTGAATTTGTAAGAAGGTATTTAATGAATCAGATCTCAGAAGACGTCTTAATTCAGGTTCACAATGAGAATCGCAAGTGGCCTGCTAAGTGCTCATTCAGAGACAATGATGGGTCGACCTTAATAAAGAAACTGCACCAAGGATGGGCTTCATTTTCGTCGAGTAAAAAATTGAAGGCTGGAGATGTCTGTGTTTTTGAGGTGATCATCAATAGGCTCAAAGAAATGTTGATCAGAGTGTGGATATATCGAGCTGCTAATTATGCAGGGCCATCATCATCACCAAAATGTTTCAAAGCTAATTAG